DNA from Vitis vinifera cultivar Pinot Noir 40024 chromosome 19, ASM3070453v1:
ATACAATTCACTAAGTTcaattgaccaaaaaaaaaaaaaaaatgctatagTAAAATGACCAACCATATGAATTGAATTGAGTGCAAACCTTTGATGTTAGTTGGTTTGGATTAGCAATGATTTCCTTCATATATCTCATCACGTAATACCCACATTCCACACTACCTGGTTGTCTTGGGCACTATGGGAAAAGTATCAACAATTGCAATAAACACTAGAATGATGTTCTTACTTCTTTAGCATCTTATTGATGATCATATTAATAACcatccattttctaattttgtcATAAATTAAGTGGTGAAGcaatatattttaatctaaACAAATAAGTACTTACAACCACTTTCACCCAAGTTGGCTCCCTCTTtgatgttttctgtttttccGGTGGGTTGATTCTCATTGCCctacaaaaagaattaaaaagatgTTATATAGACACtatcaattgtattaaaataggagaaaatatATACTTACATGTTAACTATGTCCTTAAGATCATCACATGGTTGACAGGCCATTGGATTAAGGTAATATGCaatcattttcttcatctcCAATGCCACTAACACCCAATGgaaactaaagaaaagaaatgaaaattgtaatatagTATCCACAAATTCAAACATCACAAACTAACTTACAAACACCATATTGATATTTAGGATAAAAGGTTACTCTGGGTTGTATGGAATAAGCATATATTCAGCATGCTTTGTATTCTTTAGTCGATCTGCAATAACCCTTGAcctgttttccttgcttccctcTCCCATTCCAGCTTTTGAGACCAATACTGGATTGACAAAAACATATCGTTCGGCCTGCTATGCATCAATCAACTTTCTATGCAAATGCTTGATTATAACCCACATGACAAGTTATCAACAATCATTATAGGTCATTAGAAAATAACCTTCTATCTCATAATCTTGTGAAAAgtcattcaaaaattataaaatccctTACCAAATGTAGTATAAAATACAATTGGATGACACTTCTTTTGATGATATTATCATTTCCATATCTTCTTTCATCATGAAGGTCTTGAAACTCTCACCAAAAACATCATCTGGGAAGTTTATAGGGTATGTTCTTGATGTACTCAGAATGAGGCCAACCAATGTCTCAAAATTTTTCATATCTTGTGGTTTTTCACCCTTGGATTTGACTTCAACTTCatttactttttgtttctttgcttTCTTAGATGCTTGTACAATTAAGAACCATG
Protein-coding regions in this window:
- the LOC132253422 gene encoding uncharacterized protein LOC132253422 isoform X2 encodes the protein MGEGSKENRSRVIADRLKNTKHAEYMLIPYNPDFHWVLVALEMKKMIAYYLNPMACQPCDDLKDIVNMAMRINPPEKQKTSKREPTWVKVVLAVFSIWIILGVALL
- the LOC132253422 gene encoding uncharacterized protein LOC132253422 isoform X1, which codes for MGEGSKENRSRVIADRLKNTKHAEYMLIPYNPDFHWVLVALEMKKMIAYYLNPMACQPCDDLKDIVNMAMRINPPEKQKTSKREPTWVKVVCPRQPGSVECGYYVMRYMKEIIANPNQLTSKLAVFSIWIILGVALL